ATCACGGCCCAGACTATAACGTATGTGCGGATAGTGGCCCCGTGTTTCTCCAATTTACCAGATGTATTATTCATATATCTCCTATGTAACCAGATAAAAGAATGAGAATAGATAAATCCAGATAATGTCTATCAGATGCCAGTAAAGTCCTGAGTTTTCGAGTATGGCAAAATCCTTCATCACTATCTTATCCCTGACTACAAAGACCACCATAACAGAGAGTAATATTATACCTCCTGCCACGTGAAGGCCGTGAAGTCCAGTCATTATAAAGTAGAGGTTGTAGAATAGACCTTCGCCCTTTAAGAGGTCTTTCATCCCGGTTGCCCCCGGGTATATACCGTGGCCGATCTTTTCACTCCACTCGATATATTTATTCACCAGGAAGACTATCGCCAGGAATATGGTTGCCAAGAGGGCCAGTATAGCCAGGTGTTTCTTCCCCACCCTTATGGCCCATACTGATGTTGCCATGAAGAAACTGCTCGTCAGGAGTATGAGGGTATTTGCAGTTGCGATAAGGACACTTAGATTTCCCGATGCATGGTGGAAATCCTCCGGGTAGCGGCTGCGGTAGACAAAGAATATTATGAAAAGTACGACAAATAAAAAAAACTCTGTAAAGAGAAAAAGCCACATTCCCATACGGGAACCAACAGGGTCCCGATGTACCGCTTCTATTTCAATGCCGGGTCCTTCAATCATAATAATTCCCTGTAATCATATGGCCCGCGTTCTACCACCGGCGGAGTATGAAAATTCTCCAGCGGTGGAGGGGATGTCGTCTGCCACTCCAGCGTAGCCCCGCCCCATGGATTTTCCGGTGCCCGTTCCCCCTTTTTAAGCGAATAG
Above is a genomic segment from Nitrospirota bacterium containing:
- a CDS encoding cytochrome c oxidase subunit 3, with the translated sequence MIEGPGIEIEAVHRDPVGSRMGMWLFLFTEFFLFVVLFIIFFVYRSRYPEDFHHASGNLSVLIATANTLILLTSSFFMATSVWAIRVGKKHLAILALLATIFLAIVFLVNKYIEWSEKIGHGIYPGATGMKDLLKGEGLFYNLYFIMTGLHGLHVAGGIILLSVMVVFVVRDKIVMKDFAILENSGLYWHLIDIIWIYLFSFFYLVT